A window of the Buteo buteo chromosome 8, bButBut1.hap1.1, whole genome shotgun sequence genome harbors these coding sequences:
- the MBTPS2 gene encoding membrane-bound transcription factor site-2 protease encodes MIPIPVVVCVLGGWCAVYLADTLLKSSNSLKASYEDWLLTYGLSVSPFHMRWQTALFNRQFYNWGRWKPRFLYLWFSIGMVFGIVAMFGSVILLGKTLMQTLTQMLTEAPKAQNDRMLQVVVPGVNLPVSQLTYFFSAILISGVIHEVGHGVAAIREQVRFNGFGIFIFIIYPGAFVDLFTTHLQLISPVQQLRIFCAGVWHNFVLGVASFMGLFLLPAILFPFYYTGVGALVTEVAEDSPANGPRGLFVGDLVTNLQDCPVYSVEDWNSCLGDISEKSQVGYCISAATLQQLSFPARVYRRLDGTVECCSNNSLTDICFSYSNNLDSHLYACLPARKVIEASKVCRTNMDCQKDFVSSFCVTPSLENQTRLIRVKHPPHIDMLYVGHPMHLQYTVSLSSFVPRQNFLSIDLPVVIETFCKYLISLSGALAVINAVPCFALDGQWILNSFLEATLSSLIVEKQNRELVGFLILLAGSALLAANVALGLWMVTAR; translated from the exons TCATCCAACTCTCTGAAGGCATCTTATGAAGACTGGCTGCTGACATACGGCTTGAGCGTCTCTCCTTTTCACATGCGATGGCAAACAGCTCTCTTCAACCGCCAGTTCTACAACTGGGGGAGATGGAAACCcagatttctgtatttatg GTTCAGCATAGGAATGGTGTTTGGTATCGTTGCCATGTTTGGCTCTGTTATTCTTCTCGGAAAGACACTGATGCAAACACTGACACAGATGCTCACCGAAGCACCGAAAGCCCAGAATGATCGTATGCTGCAAGTTGTG GTGCCTGGCGTAAACTTGCCTGTCAGCCAGCTGACCTATTTCTTCTCTGCAATCCTCATCAGCGGTGTGATACATGAAGTCGGCCATGGGGTGGCAGCTATTCG agaACAAGTACGATTTAATGGATTTGGGATTTTTATCTTCATTATCTATCCTGGAGCATTTGTTGACCTGTTCACAACCCACTTGCAACTGATATCTCCAGTCCAGCAATTAAGGATATTCTGTGCAG gAGTGTGGCATAATTTTGTTCTTGGTGTTGCAAGTTTCATGGGTTTATTTCTGCTGCCAGccattcttttccctttctattACACGGGTGTCGGGGCACTTGTCACTGAGGTCGCAGAG GATTCTCCTGCCAATGGACCAAGAGGTCTTTTTGTGGGAGACCTTGTCACTAACCTACAAGACTGCCCAGTTTATAGTGTGGAAGACTGGAATTCCTGTCTGGGAGACATTTCAGAGAAGTCACAGGTTGGCTACTGTATAAGTGCAGCCACCCTACAGCAATTAAGCTTTCCAGCTAGAG TCTACAGGAGACTCGATGGCACAGTTGAATGTTGTAGTAACAACAGCCTCAcagacatttgcttttcatataGCAATAACTTGGACAGCCACCTG TATGCCTGTCTGCCAGCACGAAAAGTTATTGAGGCCAGCAAAGTTTGTCGAACCAACATGGACTGCCAGAAAGACTTTGTTTCAAGCTTTTGTGTGACTCCTTCTTTAGAGAACCAAACAAGGCTAATCAGAGTAAAACATCCACCCCATATTGACATGCTGTATGTAGGACACCCCATGCATCTTCAGTACACAG taagtCTCAGCAGTTTTGTACCACGACAAAACTTTCTAAGCATCGATCTGCCTGTGGTGATAGAGACATTTTGCAA GTACCTAATTTCACTGTCAGGAGCACTGGCAGTTATCAATGCTGTGCCCTGCTTTGCTTTGGATGGTCAGTGGATATTAAATTCATTCCTGGAAGCCACTCTGAGCTCCCTGAttgtagaaaaacaaaacagagagcttgttggctttttaattttgcttgctGGTAGTGCACTTTTGGCTGCCAATGTTGCACTGGGACTTTGGATGGTGACAGCACGATAG